Sequence from the Halobaculum rubrum genome:
AACACCGCCGACAGCGAGAGGTCGCGCTCGTCGGCGATCTCGCGCAGCGCCTCGAAGGCATCCTCGTTGACACGGAACGAGACCGTCTTGTTCTTGCTCCCCATTGCCGGATGCTCGTTCGCGTCGCCACTTAACCGTTCGTCAGACACTCGCACGGGGGTCTCGGTATCGAGCGCGAAAAAACGGAACGCCGGCTACCGAGTTACGCGGGCGCCTCGCCCTCGAGTTCGTCGGCGTCGTCGAGCGACTGCAGCGCCGCGACGGCGGCGTCGCGGTACTCCTCGACGGGCAGGTCGTACTGCTCGCGGGCCATCCGCGCGTACTCGTTGCCCTCGTCGTCGAACGCCTCGATGCGGTCGAGCGTCCGCGCGGCCGTCTCGGCGACCCAGCGATCGCGGGTCGCGGCGTCGACGGTCGTGATCGACTCGGGGCGCACGGAGACGTTCACGTTGCCGTCGTCCGTCTCGTAGGTCCGTGGCTTGCCGACGACGGCGACGTACGCGGGCGGCTCCAGTTCCCGGAGGGCGCTGGCGGCCTCGGGCTGGTACTGCCCGGCGTAGGTGAAGAACGTCCCCGTCGGGTCGACGATGCGCCCGCGCCAGTACTCGCTGTCCTCGCCGACGTCCTCCTTCTCGGTGAGGGTGCCGACGACGAACACGCGGTTGGCACGCTCGCCCGTCGGGAGCAGCAGGTACAGGGGGGCCCGCTCGTCGTCGGACTCCTTGAACGTGTAGCTGGCGTCGTTGTACTCGGCCGCGAACACGCGGCGTGCGACCTCTCGGGATGGAACGGACTGGCTCATTACAGGGACCTC
This genomic interval carries:
- a CDS encoding RPA family protein, which codes for MSQSVPSREVARRVFAAEYNDASYTFKESDDERAPLYLLLPTGERANRVFVVGTLTEKEDVGEDSEYWRGRIVDPTGTFFTYAGQYQPEAASALRELEPPAYVAVVGKPRTYETDDGNVNVSVRPESITTVDAATRDRWVAETAARTLDRIEAFDDEGNEYARMAREQYDLPVEEYRDAAVAALQSLDDADELEGEAPA